Proteins from one Bacteroides mediterraneensis genomic window:
- a CDS encoding porin family protein, which yields MKKLLSTLMVMACLALAIPAQAQINFGVKAGLNVSKLHLSKDIVSKDNRAGFFVGPTAEFTLPVLGLGIDGSVLYNQFGVDSEEGTSTKKSIEIPINLKWNIGFSSLVGAYIAVGPQFGFNVGDRWFSSIQNICEFKKNTTSFNVGAGLKLLSHLQVGANYNFALKDNGKIHMEDLGDLTTIGFKQNTWQVSVAYLF from the coding sequence ATGAAAAAGTTATTATCGACACTGATGGTGATGGCCTGTCTGGCTCTTGCCATTCCGGCGCAAGCCCAGATAAATTTTGGTGTAAAAGCAGGCCTGAATGTTTCCAAGCTGCATCTTTCCAAGGATATAGTCAGCAAAGATAACAGAGCGGGATTTTTTGTAGGTCCGACTGCAGAATTTACATTGCCAGTTTTAGGACTGGGCATCGACGGTTCTGTATTGTACAACCAGTTCGGCGTGGATTCAGAAGAAGGTACATCCACTAAAAAAAGTATTGAAATCCCGATTAACCTGAAATGGAACATCGGATTCAGCAGCCTGGTAGGAGCATACATAGCAGTAGGTCCGCAATTCGGATTCAACGTGGGTGACCGTTGGTTTAGCAGCATCCAAAACATCTGCGAATTCAAGAAAAACACTACCAGTTTCAATGTAGGTGCAGGATTAAAACTGCTCAGCCACCTGCAGGTAGGTGCCAACTATAATTTTGCCTTGAAAGACAATGGAAAGATACACATGGAAGATTTAGGCGATCTCACCACTATCGGTTTCAAGCAAAACACTTGGCAGGTTTCAGTAGCCTACCTTTTCTAA
- the priA gene encoding primosomal protein N' translates to MKKFVDVIVPLPIASQYTYSLPENLEENIQPGCRVIVPFGPKKFYTAIVTKVHETAPEAYETKDISEILDSRPVLLGRQFSFWKWLADYYLCTLGDVYKAALPSGMKLESETLVEYNPDFVASEPLPPREQRILDLLSADPEQCVTQLEKSSGMKNLLPVIKSLLEKEAICIKEEIKRSYKPRTEVRVRLTEALQNEHRLHIQFDLLARAPKQQAILMKYLELSGWNAEKQNIREVSKKQLLEASGQTQSVFKELVNKQILETYLYEIGRLTGGETETSPVHTLSPAQQRAFYDVLTCFQTKNVCLLHGVTASGKTEIYIHLIEEVLKAGKQVLYLLPEIALTTQITERLRRVFGARLGVYHSKFPDAERVEIWQKQLTEQDYDVILGVRSSVFLPFRRLGLVIVDEEHETSYKQQDPAPRYHARNAAIMLASMYGAKTLLGTATPSLESYFHARNGKYGLVELTERHQQIQLPHIELVDIKELARKKRMTAQFSPLLLQKIREALEQKEQVILFQNRRGFAPMIECRTCGWVPRCKNCDVSLTYHKVLHQLTCHYCGYTYAVPTACPACGGVELVNRGFGTEKIEDDIKQIFPEARVARMDLDTTRTRTAYERIISDFEEGKTDILIGTQMISKGLDFDRVSVVGILNADSMMNYPDFRSYERAFQLMAQVAGRAGRKNKQGLVVLQTKSPENPLIHQIMANDYARLYQEQMEERRLFKYPPFYRLIYVYLKHRKEDILTQAADLMAARLRQGMGERILGPDKPPVARIQSLFIRKIVIKIEQEASLSKVRRYLNQVQRSLIEDERFRSLMVYYDVDPT, encoded by the coding sequence ATGAAAAAGTTCGTAGATGTCATCGTTCCGCTGCCCATTGCCAGCCAATATACTTACTCCCTTCCGGAAAACCTGGAAGAGAATATACAGCCGGGCTGTCGGGTCATTGTGCCCTTCGGACCGAAGAAGTTCTATACAGCCATCGTAACAAAGGTACACGAAACAGCTCCCGAGGCATACGAGACGAAGGATATCTCGGAGATACTCGATTCGCGCCCCGTCTTGTTGGGACGTCAGTTTTCGTTCTGGAAATGGCTGGCCGACTATTATCTCTGTACGCTGGGCGATGTGTACAAGGCAGCTCTGCCTTCGGGCATGAAACTGGAAAGCGAAACACTGGTGGAATACAATCCGGACTTTGTGGCTTCGGAACCACTTCCTCCGCGGGAGCAACGTATTCTGGACTTGCTCAGTGCCGACCCGGAACAATGTGTCACGCAACTGGAGAAGAGCAGTGGGATGAAGAATCTGTTGCCCGTCATCAAATCGCTGCTGGAGAAAGAAGCCATCTGCATCAAAGAAGAAATCAAGCGGAGCTACAAACCACGCACGGAAGTACGGGTCCGCCTGACAGAAGCCCTGCAAAACGAACATCGCCTGCACATCCAGTTTGATTTGTTGGCACGGGCTCCCAAACAGCAGGCCATCCTGATGAAATACCTGGAGCTGTCGGGATGGAATGCCGAAAAGCAAAATATCCGGGAAGTCAGCAAGAAGCAATTGCTGGAAGCATCCGGACAAACCCAGTCCGTTTTCAAGGAACTGGTAAACAAACAAATACTGGAGACTTATCTGTACGAAATCGGCCGACTGACTGGTGGAGAAACCGAAACGTCCCCCGTACATACCCTCAGCCCCGCCCAGCAACGAGCCTTTTATGATGTTCTGACTTGTTTTCAGACCAAGAATGTCTGTCTGCTGCATGGAGTCACAGCCAGTGGCAAGACCGAAATCTATATCCACCTGATAGAGGAAGTGCTGAAAGCCGGCAAGCAGGTACTCTACCTCCTTCCGGAAATTGCCCTCACCACCCAGATTACCGAACGGTTGCGAAGGGTGTTTGGAGCCCGGCTGGGAGTGTATCATTCCAAGTTTCCCGACGCGGAACGAGTGGAAATCTGGCAGAAACAACTCACCGAGCAAGATTACGACGTGATATTGGGGGTCCGTTCGTCCGTATTCCTGCCATTCCGTCGACTGGGCCTGGTCATCGTAGACGAGGAACATGAAACAAGTTACAAACAGCAAGACCCAGCACCGCGGTATCATGCACGGAACGCGGCCATCATGCTGGCTTCCATGTACGGCGCCAAGACGTTGCTGGGTACAGCTACCCCCAGTTTGGAAAGCTATTTTCATGCCCGAAACGGAAAATACGGGCTGGTGGAACTGACGGAACGTCACCAGCAAATTCAGTTGCCACACATCGAACTGGTAGACATCAAGGAACTGGCCCGGAAGAAACGGATGACGGCACAGTTCTCTCCCCTGCTGTTGCAAAAGATACGGGAGGCCTTGGAGCAGAAGGAGCAGGTCATCCTGTTCCAGAACCGACGGGGCTTCGCGCCGATGATTGAATGTCGCACCTGCGGATGGGTTCCCCGTTGCAAGAACTGTGACGTGAGCCTGACCTACCACAAGGTACTCCACCAACTGACATGCCACTATTGCGGCTATACCTACGCCGTACCCACGGCTTGTCCGGCTTGTGGCGGAGTGGAACTGGTGAACCGGGGCTTCGGCACGGAAAAAATTGAAGACGACATCAAACAGATTTTCCCGGAGGCCCGGGTAGCCCGGATGGACCTGGATACCACCCGTACCCGCACAGCCTACGAACGCATCATCAGCGACTTTGAAGAAGGAAAGACAGATATTCTGATTGGCACACAGATGATTTCCAAAGGTCTGGACTTCGACCGGGTGAGTGTGGTGGGTATCCTGAATGCTGACTCGATGATGAACTATCCCGACTTCCGGTCGTACGAACGAGCCTTCCAGCTCATGGCGCAGGTGGCCGGACGGGCCGGACGGAAAAACAAGCAAGGATTGGTAGTGCTCCAGACCAAATCGCCTGAAAACCCACTCATCCATCAGATTATGGCCAACGACTATGCCCGGTTGTACCAAGAGCAGATGGAAGAACGGAGACTGTTCAAATATCCTCCTTTCTACCGTCTGATTTATGTGTACCTGAAGCACCGCAAAGAAGACATTCTGACGCAGGCAGCCGACCTCATGGCCGCCCGTCTGCGCCAAGGCATGGGCGAACGGATACTGGGACCGGACAAACCACCAGTGGCCCGGATACAATCGCTTTTCATCCGGAAAATTGTCATCAAAATAGAACAGGAAGCCTCGCTGAGCAAAGTGCGCCGTTACCTGAACCAGGTGCAACGGAGCCTAATTGAAGACGAGCGTTTCCGTTCGCTCATGGTATATTATGATGTAGACCCTACCTAA
- a CDS encoding sensor histidine kinase KdpD, with the protein MKMKHIRWIAVVGLIAIVELQYVWLVNTYKLTRENVMRQSHELFKDAALQETFCRMSLWKQFHGKKDSTYTFQFKLEEEVEDSDTLQSSTPETRQFIESAVFIALQEGVLNTFKMDVSLHRLDSIYAHLLDSVGISAKVSTCMTDSLGNVLRASSPQAKLEGQQYLKTQPVALDMAHTRYLQGVILNPYWVIFQRMTLLLIATVLIMVLVIICIVYQIRVIIRQDKIAKMREDFSYAMIHDMKTPLSSILMGTEILESGRLDGQPEKKERYFRIVKEEGEHLLALTNKVLTLSKLENHALKLQQADCLLRPILEDLAEKYKAKATKPVTFVWHLQEETVWADEEFLKEALSNLIDNALKYSGESVEITFVSTRKADGTVCVMVADNGFGIPLKDQRKIFEKYERAEASARSRSGGAPGFGLGLNYVLRIMEAHDGRVTLESMEGEYSRFTLVFPPESAMDDKKEEQ; encoded by the coding sequence ATGAAGATGAAACACATTCGCTGGATTGCGGTAGTGGGACTGATTGCGATTGTCGAACTGCAGTATGTCTGGCTGGTCAATACTTACAAGCTGACACGGGAGAATGTCATGCGGCAAAGTCATGAGCTTTTCAAGGATGCGGCGCTTCAGGAAACTTTCTGTCGGATGAGCCTCTGGAAACAATTTCATGGGAAGAAGGATTCTACATACACTTTTCAATTTAAACTGGAAGAGGAGGTGGAGGACAGCGATACGCTGCAGTCTTCCACTCCGGAAACGCGCCAGTTCATCGAATCGGCGGTCTTTATCGCCCTGCAGGAAGGGGTGTTGAATACGTTCAAGATGGATGTGTCCTTGCATCGTTTGGATTCCATTTATGCCCACCTGCTTGACTCGGTCGGTATCTCGGCCAAGGTGTCGACTTGTATGACGGATTCGTTGGGGAATGTGTTGCGGGCATCCTCTCCACAGGCAAAGTTGGAGGGACAGCAATACTTGAAAACGCAACCGGTGGCTCTCGACATGGCACATACTCGTTATCTGCAAGGGGTGATTCTGAATCCTTATTGGGTGATTTTCCAGCGTATGACGCTGCTGCTGATTGCCACGGTGCTGATTATGGTACTGGTCATTATCTGTATTGTGTATCAGATTCGTGTCATTATCCGGCAGGATAAGATAGCCAAGATGAGGGAGGATTTCTCGTATGCCATGATTCACGACATGAAGACGCCACTGAGTTCCATCCTGATGGGAACGGAGATTCTGGAAAGCGGACGTCTGGACGGACAGCCGGAAAAGAAGGAACGTTATTTTCGTATTGTGAAAGAGGAAGGAGAGCATCTGCTGGCGTTGACTAACAAGGTGCTGACGCTTTCCAAGCTGGAGAATCATGCATTGAAGTTGCAGCAAGCGGATTGTTTGCTGCGGCCGATTTTGGAGGACTTGGCGGAGAAGTACAAGGCGAAGGCAACCAAGCCGGTGACGTTTGTCTGGCATTTGCAGGAGGAGACGGTCTGGGCGGACGAGGAATTTCTGAAAGAAGCACTCAGTAACCTGATAGACAATGCATTGAAGTATTCGGGTGAGTCGGTGGAGATTACGTTCGTTTCGACACGGAAAGCTGATGGAACCGTCTGTGTGATGGTGGCCGACAATGGCTTCGGTATTCCTTTGAAAGACCAGCGGAAGATTTTTGAGAAATATGAACGGGCGGAAGCCAGTGCGCGCAGCCGTTCTGGAGGTGCTCCCGGCTTCGGACTGGGACTGAACTATGTGCTCCGGATTATGGAGGCACACGACGGGCGGGTGACACTGGAAAGCATGGAGGGCGAATACAGTCGGTTTACGTTGGTTTTCCCTCCAGAGAGTGCCATGGACGATAAAAAAGAGGAACAATAA
- a CDS encoding response regulator transcription factor: MIKLLLVEDDANLCYIIQGGLEDMIGGYKVLTAANGEEGLAVWKAEQPDVIVADIEMPVMDGYEMVKRIREEDEHIPILFTSGRVSPKDVVKGYELGVNNYVKKPFLAEELHAHVTALLKLTRGLQVQKEVPEVSIGRLFSFDTTRGVLKQKSGEERMLTVREADLLRMLCEHKGQVVRREVILSRLWNTEEDYFASRSLDVFVSRLRKLLADDEAVELKTVKGVGLILEERKV; this comes from the coding sequence ATAATCAAACTGCTGTTGGTGGAAGACGATGCGAACCTGTGTTATATCATTCAGGGGGGCTTGGAGGATATGATTGGCGGGTATAAAGTGCTGACGGCAGCCAATGGTGAGGAAGGACTGGCGGTGTGGAAGGCGGAACAGCCGGATGTCATCGTGGCCGATATTGAGATGCCGGTGATGGACGGGTATGAGATGGTGAAACGTATCCGGGAAGAGGATGAGCATATTCCCATCTTGTTTACTTCCGGCCGTGTATCTCCGAAAGATGTGGTGAAAGGTTATGAACTGGGTGTGAATAACTATGTCAAGAAGCCTTTTCTGGCCGAGGAACTGCATGCGCATGTCACGGCTTTGTTGAAACTGACCCGGGGCCTGCAGGTGCAGAAGGAAGTGCCGGAGGTATCCATCGGGCGACTGTTCTCGTTTGATACCACACGTGGAGTCTTGAAGCAGAAAAGCGGAGAAGAACGTATGCTGACGGTGCGGGAGGCCGATTTGCTCCGTATGTTGTGCGAGCACAAGGGGCAGGTAGTCCGGCGGGAGGTTATCTTGTCGCGTCTGTGGAATACGGAGGAGGATTATTTCGCCTCGCGCAGCCTGGATGTCTTCGTGTCGCGTCTGCGCAAATTGCTGGCGGACGATGAGGCAGTGGAGCTGAAGACCGTGAAGGGTGTCGGTTTGATATTGGAAGAAAGAAAAGTTTAA
- a CDS encoding outer membrane beta-barrel family protein: MKKYFLVSILLLLGTMLGTATAQTITGKVTDPSNQPIDGATVVLQTLDSVFVEATITNTDGTFLLNHQPTRYRLLFQHLLYEALEKEGSGRDAGTFVLQPKDYALQEVVVKGERPLVTVEGSRLSYDMPQLISQRLVTNAYEALKQLPGVIEQNDVLTLAGAGGVSLLLNGRPSSMTYEQLITLLKGMPASRVEKAEVMYSAPPQYHVRGAAINLVLKGYKPGEGGLQGEIRGEYKQQKEAGGNGGVTLAYTSPKVDLDFMYNLQSSYTRGYIDFLAHHTVKGQMYDVNQVTEHTGRSLAHTLRAGGTYKFDADNSLELSYTTQFSPNSQHHSHSSGSISESFNDSRTHHQMHNAALNYTSGFGFRAGADYTNFTSTDTQNFFDRSPEEVETRFVSRSDQHIDRWKIYADQSHSLPHDWTLNYGTSFSYVYNRNIQDYDLPEMQGQNLYNRIREYTYNVYAGFDKPFNSQWTLSASAALEYYQMQNYRKWAVYPTLQLNYMPSASHIFQLSFSSDKTYPDYWTLSGATSYLNGYNESVGNPFLRPYTEYDADLTYILKSKYIFQVSYSYTPDYFMQTVYLDSDRLKAIYNWQNWDYSQELAFTAILPFKVGNWWDSRLTLQASLKHDKASTYYDAPFNQQQWVGVGHWTHTFQLCRQPNLKMEVTAFGQTKSIQGSYYIQPVAFVDAALRYTFAKDRAMLQLKGSDIFNTMNPKTRVRNGAQYLDMNTKSYLQSITLSFSYRFGGYKKKEVKKVDTSRFGN, encoded by the coding sequence ATGAAAAAGTATTTTTTAGTGAGCATCTTGTTACTGCTCGGTACGATGCTCGGCACAGCCACCGCACAAACTATTACAGGAAAAGTCACCGACCCGTCCAATCAGCCCATTGACGGGGCTACGGTCGTACTCCAGACACTCGATTCAGTATTTGTAGAAGCCACCATCACGAATACCGACGGCACCTTTCTGCTGAATCACCAGCCGACACGCTACCGCCTGCTCTTCCAGCACCTGCTGTATGAAGCCCTGGAAAAAGAGGGAAGTGGAAGAGATGCCGGTACGTTTGTGTTGCAGCCGAAAGACTACGCCCTTCAGGAGGTCGTGGTAAAAGGCGAACGCCCGCTGGTCACTGTGGAAGGCAGCCGTCTGAGCTACGACATGCCGCAGCTGATTTCCCAGCGGTTGGTCACCAATGCTTACGAAGCCCTCAAACAGCTTCCGGGCGTGATTGAACAGAACGACGTACTCACCCTGGCCGGAGCAGGCGGCGTCAGTCTGCTGCTGAACGGCCGTCCCTCGTCCATGACCTACGAACAACTCATCACACTCTTAAAAGGTATGCCGGCCTCGCGCGTGGAAAAAGCGGAAGTGATGTACAGCGCTCCTCCACAGTACCACGTACGCGGGGCCGCCATCAACCTCGTACTGAAAGGATACAAGCCCGGGGAAGGAGGATTACAAGGAGAAATCCGCGGTGAATACAAACAGCAGAAAGAAGCCGGGGGTAACGGAGGGGTCACACTGGCCTATACTTCTCCCAAAGTCGACCTGGATTTCATGTACAACCTTCAAAGCAGCTACACCCGCGGTTACATCGACTTCCTCGCTCATCATACGGTGAAAGGACAGATGTACGACGTGAACCAGGTGACCGAACATACGGGACGCAGCCTGGCACATACTCTACGGGCCGGAGGAACCTACAAGTTCGATGCCGACAACTCCCTCGAATTGTCGTACACCACCCAGTTCAGCCCTAACAGTCAGCACCACAGCCATTCCAGCGGCAGCATCTCCGAATCGTTCAATGATTCCCGCACACACCATCAGATGCACAACGCCGCCTTGAACTACACCTCCGGATTCGGTTTCCGGGCCGGTGCCGACTATACCAATTTCACCTCAACCGATACCCAGAATTTCTTCGACCGAAGCCCGGAAGAAGTGGAAACCCGTTTCGTCAGCCGTTCCGACCAGCACATCGACCGCTGGAAAATCTATGCCGACCAAAGCCATTCACTGCCGCACGACTGGACGCTGAACTACGGGACTTCCTTTTCCTACGTGTACAATCGGAACATACAAGACTATGACTTGCCGGAAATGCAGGGACAGAACCTGTACAACCGCATCCGTGAATATACCTACAACGTCTACGCTGGATTCGACAAGCCGTTCAACTCCCAATGGACGCTGAGTGCTTCTGCCGCACTGGAATACTATCAAATGCAGAACTACCGGAAATGGGCCGTCTACCCCACTCTCCAGTTGAATTACATGCCGTCTGCCTCCCACATTTTCCAGCTGTCCTTCAGTTCCGACAAGACCTACCCCGACTACTGGACACTGAGCGGAGCCACCAGCTATCTGAACGGCTACAACGAGAGTGTAGGGAATCCCTTCCTCCGCCCTTACACTGAATATGATGCCGACCTGACCTACATTCTGAAAAGCAAGTACATCTTTCAGGTAAGCTACAGCTATACACCCGACTATTTCATGCAGACCGTCTACCTGGATTCCGACCGTCTGAAAGCCATCTACAACTGGCAAAACTGGGATTACAGTCAGGAGCTCGCTTTTACTGCCATCCTTCCTTTCAAGGTGGGCAACTGGTGGGACAGCCGCCTCACCCTGCAGGCAAGCTTAAAGCACGACAAGGCCAGCACATACTATGATGCGCCTTTCAACCAACAACAATGGGTGGGAGTAGGGCACTGGACACATACCTTCCAGCTCTGCCGCCAACCCAACCTGAAAATGGAAGTCACCGCTTTCGGACAAACCAAGTCCATACAGGGAAGTTACTACATCCAACCGGTAGCCTTCGTGGATGCAGCCCTGCGCTATACGTTTGCCAAAGACAGGGCTATGCTCCAACTGAAAGGCAGCGACATTTTCAACACGATGAATCCCAAAACCAGAGTCCGGAACGGGGCACAGTATCTCGACATGAACACGAAAAGCTACCTGCAGAGCATCACCCTTTCGTTCAGCTATCGTTTTGGCGGATACAAGAAGAAAGAAGTAAAGAAAGTGGATACCTCCCGGTTCGGAAACTAA
- a CDS encoding low specificity L-threonine aldolase encodes MQYFKSDYMEGAHPLILERLSQTNMEKTSGYGTDEYCASARRKIAEACGCPQAEVHFMVGGTQTNATVITAVLRPYEGVIAAVTGHINQHEAGAVEAGGHKVLALPHHEGKLDAAEVDRYVTAFYQDPSWDHMVAPGMGYISHPTEYGTLYTLEELKALSAVCRKHKIPLFLDGARLGYGLAARGTDVTLKDIAALCDIFYIGGTKVGALFGEAVVIPQPGMIRQFDTIIKQRGVLLAKGRLLGLQFDTLFTDGLYVKIARHAIDMAERIVEGLKAYGYTFFIRPQSNQLFVTLENSLFERLVQRVGFEVWEKRADGTTVVRIATSWATREEDVAELLEELKKK; translated from the coding sequence ATGCAATATTTTAAGAGTGATTACATGGAAGGAGCGCATCCGTTGATTTTGGAGCGCTTGAGTCAGACGAATATGGAAAAAACTTCGGGTTACGGCACGGATGAGTATTGTGCTTCGGCCCGTCGGAAAATTGCGGAGGCATGTGGCTGTCCGCAGGCAGAAGTGCATTTCATGGTGGGAGGTACGCAGACCAATGCCACGGTCATCACGGCAGTGCTGCGTCCGTATGAGGGTGTGATTGCGGCTGTAACCGGTCACATCAACCAGCATGAAGCCGGAGCGGTGGAAGCGGGAGGCCATAAGGTGCTGGCTTTGCCTCACCACGAAGGTAAACTGGATGCGGCGGAGGTAGACCGTTATGTGACAGCTTTTTATCAAGACCCGAGTTGGGACCACATGGTGGCACCGGGAATGGGGTACATTTCGCATCCGACGGAGTACGGTACGCTGTACACCTTGGAGGAACTGAAGGCTTTGTCTGCCGTATGCCGCAAGCATAAGATTCCGTTGTTTTTGGATGGGGCCCGTCTAGGTTACGGACTGGCAGCACGGGGTACGGATGTGACCTTGAAGGACATCGCTGCCTTGTGTGATATTTTCTATATCGGAGGAACTAAGGTAGGAGCGTTGTTTGGAGAAGCCGTGGTGATTCCGCAACCCGGGATGATTCGTCAGTTTGATACCATTATCAAGCAGCGGGGCGTGTTGCTGGCCAAAGGACGTCTGCTGGGCTTGCAGTTCGATACCTTGTTTACCGACGGATTGTATGTAAAGATAGCCCGTCATGCCATCGATATGGCGGAGCGGATTGTGGAAGGTCTGAAGGCATACGGCTATACATTTTTCATTCGTCCGCAGAGTAACCAGTTGTTTGTTACGCTCGAAAACAGTTTGTTTGAGAGACTGGTGCAGCGCGTGGGCTTTGAAGTCTGGGAAAAACGTGCCGACGGAACGACAGTGGTACGTATCGCGACCAGTTGGGCTACCCGCGAAGAAGATG
- a CDS encoding Gfo/Idh/MocA family protein, translating into MKIYNIGIIGCGGIAAKMAATLGGMKGVKRYAVASRTLEKAQAFADKWEFSKAYGSYEELASDPEVDLIYIATPHAMHYDNARMCIEKGKPVLCEKAFTANARQAAELLKLAEDKKVFLTEAIWTRYMPLSLKIRELLEEGVIGTPYTLSANLGYVIDRKERILRPELAGGALLDLGVYLLNFAAMYFGKEVASVYSVCQKTNTGVDAQESITLLFQDGKMAALQATIHAATDRMGVISGDKGHLIVENINNPQSVRILDTNYQTVAVYEAPQQITGYEYQVYASLEAIEKGWLESPYMPHAETLRLMQQMDALRKEWGVTYPCDNE; encoded by the coding sequence ATGAAAATTTATAATATCGGAATTATCGGGTGTGGCGGTATTGCCGCAAAAATGGCGGCCACCCTTGGTGGAATGAAGGGAGTGAAACGGTATGCCGTGGCTTCGCGTACGTTGGAGAAGGCACAGGCTTTTGCCGACAAGTGGGAGTTCTCAAAGGCTTACGGAAGTTATGAAGAACTGGCCTCCGATCCGGAAGTAGACCTGATTTACATCGCGACCCCTCATGCCATGCATTACGATAATGCCCGTATGTGTATCGAAAAAGGCAAGCCTGTGTTGTGTGAAAAGGCTTTCACCGCCAATGCCCGTCAGGCTGCCGAACTGCTGAAACTGGCCGAGGATAAGAAGGTATTTTTGACTGAGGCCATCTGGACCCGCTACATGCCTCTTTCACTGAAGATTCGGGAACTGCTGGAAGAAGGAGTTATCGGTACGCCTTATACGCTTTCGGCTAATTTGGGGTATGTGATTGATCGGAAAGAACGTATTCTGCGTCCGGAGCTGGCGGGAGGTGCGTTGTTGGACTTGGGAGTGTATCTGCTCAACTTTGCCGCCATGTATTTCGGTAAGGAAGTGGCTTCCGTATATTCTGTTTGTCAGAAAACCAATACGGGGGTTGATGCACAGGAAAGCATCACTCTGTTGTTCCAAGATGGAAAGATGGCGGCTTTGCAGGCCACGATTCACGCTGCGACCGACCGTATGGGAGTCATCTCGGGCGACAAAGGTCATCTGATTGTGGAGAATATCAACAACCCACAGTCGGTTCGAATTTTGGATACCAACTATCAGACTGTAGCTGTGTACGAAGCTCCGCAGCAGATTACAGGTTATGAATATCAGGTATATGCTTCTTTGGAAGCCATCGAAAAAGGTTGGCTGGAATCTCCCTATATGCCGCATGCAGAGACGCTTCGCCTCATGCAGCAGATGGATGCACTTCGCAAAGAGTGGGGAGTGACATATCCTTGTGATAACGAATAA
- a CDS encoding phosphatase: MNIELDVHTHTIASGHAFSSLQEMARAAADKGLKLLGITEHTPGIPGSCHLIYFRNLHVVPRRMYGIELLLGAEINILDTEGTLDLDEFHMNLLDLRIAGIHSLCYTPGTPEENTHGMIKAIENPYTHIISHPGDGTAKLIFEPIVQAAKANHTLLEINNSSLKPCRKKVEARPNNLEILRLCKQYEVPVILGSDAHISFDIATYDHALELVKETEFPESLILNTDVARFKQYLHLDK, encoded by the coding sequence ATGAACATAGAATTAGATGTACATACACACACCATCGCCAGCGGACATGCATTCAGCAGCCTGCAGGAAATGGCACGGGCAGCCGCCGACAAGGGACTGAAGTTGCTCGGCATCACGGAACATACACCGGGCATCCCCGGAAGCTGCCACCTGATTTACTTCCGCAACCTGCACGTGGTGCCGCGTCGGATGTACGGCATCGAACTCCTGCTCGGGGCGGAAATCAACATCCTCGATACAGAAGGTACCCTCGACTTGGACGAGTTTCACATGAACCTGCTGGACCTACGGATTGCGGGGATTCACTCTTTATGCTACACACCGGGCACTCCCGAAGAGAATACCCACGGCATGATCAAGGCCATTGAAAATCCGTACACGCACATCATCAGCCATCCGGGTGACGGAACCGCCAAACTGATTTTCGAACCGATTGTACAGGCAGCCAAGGCAAATCACACGCTGCTGGAAATCAACAACAGCTCCCTGAAGCCCTGCCGCAAAAAAGTGGAGGCACGTCCCAACAACCTGGAGATACTCCGTCTCTGCAAGCAATACGAGGTGCCGGTCATCCTGGGAAGTGACGCCCACATCTCGTTCGACATCGCCACCTACGACCATGCCCTGGAACTGGTCAAGGAAACAGAATTTCCGGAAAGCCTCATCCTGAACACCGATGTGGCCCGTTTTAAACAGTATTTACACCTCGACAAATGA
- a CDS encoding low molecular weight protein-tyrosine-phosphatase, producing MKKQRILFVCLGNICRSSSAEEIMRTLVRRAGKEKEFEIDSAGIIGFHEGELPDARMRAHAIRRGYELTHRSRPVRTEDFYRFDWILGMDDRNIDALREKAPDVESEQKIHRMTEFCRTKVIDHVPDPYYGGAQGFENVLDILEDACQGLLERLMKTPEDKETAEK from the coding sequence ATGAAAAAACAACGTATACTTTTTGTCTGTCTCGGCAACATCTGCCGTTCCTCTTCTGCCGAAGAAATCATGCGTACCTTGGTACGCCGTGCAGGAAAAGAAAAAGAGTTTGAGATTGATTCCGCAGGCATCATCGGCTTTCACGAAGGAGAATTGCCGGATGCACGCATGCGGGCACATGCCATCCGCAGAGGCTATGAGCTGACGCACCGTTCACGCCCGGTCCGTACGGAAGATTTCTATCGCTTCGATTGGATTCTGGGAATGGACGACCGCAACATCGATGCCCTCCGCGAGAAAGCACCCGATGTGGAAAGCGAACAGAAAATCCATCGTATGACGGAGTTCTGCCGTACCAAGGTCATCGACCATGTACCCGACCCTTACTACGGAGGGGCACAGGGTTTTGAAAATGTGCTCGATATTCTGGAAGATGCCTGCCAAGGATTGCTGGAGCGTTTAATGAAGACTCCTGAAGACAAAGAAACCGCTGAAAAATAA